A genomic region of Oryza glaberrima chromosome 1, OglaRS2, whole genome shotgun sequence contains the following coding sequences:
- the LOC127767716 gene encoding phospholipase A1 PLIP1, chloroplastic-like, whose protein sequence is MVASVAAAHAAAASAGGRRARREPASMHAGIRRSRSEPHLRCSRRGGAAGAALTTSRSIGVFPFQFGAAPLRTPPLPDGGGDGSRLLTVAGPDDEPDDAPGPEMPAARRRPDAHWLDRLLELRSRFHDPTKRHSSDNNGLIFQDDDDDDDVYHLDGDDGCGVNYEDDDEQVDDRWDRESFSKLLARAPLGEARLFAQLAFLCNMAYVIPEIKVEELKKYYGLRFVTSSLEKKAEAGEIRSKLDVDSTRPRAAPACEAAAATTSGPQPRRPIRSHLAYEVAASAASYVHARARGLLSFGSAGGQQPRAEEGGHGRLYNSGVAAYVAASTVTAVVAAEDEARQEAARDLRSPLSSPCEWFVCDEADARTRCFVIQGSDSLASWKANLLFEPTMFEETGVLVHRGIYEAAKGIYEQLMPEIAAHLAAHGERARLRLTGHSLGGSLALLVSLMLVARGVVGPEALLPVVTFGAPSVFCGGHRVLDALGVGEGHVRSVAMHRDIVPRAFSCRYPGHAVALLKRLNGVLRNHPCLNNQRMLYTPMGTTYILQPDGAASPPHPFLPEGAALFRLDPDGRAERPARHVVASALRAFLNSPHPLETLSDLSAYGSEGAILRDHESSNYFRALNALTRVPRRRKQPEIVWQLPGVERLQQYWWPGIAGTVFPAAAPVSVRNKELVSEA, encoded by the exons ATGGTGGCGAGCGTCGCCGCGGCgcacgcggccgcggcgtcggccggggggaggcgggcgaggagggagccggcgtCGATGCACGCCGGGATCAGGCGGTCGCGGTCCGAGCCGCACCTCCGGTGCTCCCGCCGCGGGGgtgcggccggcgcggcgctcACCACGAGCCGGTCCATCGGCGTGTTCCCGTTCCAGttcggcgccgcgccgctgcgcacgccgccgctccccgacggcggcggcgacgggtcgcGGCTGCTCACCGTCGCCGGGCCCGACGACGAGCCCGACGACGCCCCCGGGCCGGAAATGCCGGCGGCCAGGCGGCGGCCCGACGCCCACTGGCTCGACCGCCTCCTCGAGCTCCGGTCGCGCTTCCACGACCCGACCAAGCGCCACTCCTCCGACAACAATGGCCTCATCTtccaagacgacgacgacgacgacgacgtctaccacctcgacggcgacgacggctgcgGCGTGAActacgaggacgacgacgagcaagtggatgacaggtgggaccgggAGTCCTTCAGCAAGCTGCTGGCGCGGGCCCCACTTGGCGAGGCACGGCTGTTCGCGCAGCTGGCCTTCCTCTGCAACATGGCTTACGTCATCCCGGAGATCAAG GTTGAGGAGCTGAAGAAATACTACGGATTGCGGTTCGTCACGTCGTCGCTGGAGAAGAAGGCCGAGGCCGGCGAGATCCGCTCCAAGCTGGACGTCGACTCCacccggccgcgcgccgcgccggcgtgcgaggcggcggcggcgaccacgtcgGGGCCGCAGCCGCGGCGGCCGATCCGGTCGCACCTGGCCTACGAGGTGGCCGCGTCGGCCGCGTCCTAcgtccacgcgcgcgcgcgcgggctgCTCTCGTTCGGCAGCGCCGGCGGGCAGCAGCCGCGGGCGGAGGAAGGAGGGCATGGCCGGCTTTACAACTCCGGCGTGGCGGCGTAcgtggcggcgtcgacggtgacggcggtggtggccgccgaGGACGAGGCGCGGCAGGAGGCCGCGCGCGACCTGCGCTCGCCGCTGTCCTCGCCGTGCGAGTGGTTCGTCTGCGACGAGGCTGACGCGCGCACCCGCTGCTTCGTCATCCAGGGCTCCGACTCGCTCGCGTCGTGGAAAGCCAACCTCCTCTTCGAGCCCACCATGTTCGAG GAGACAGGGGTGCTGGTGCACAGGGGCATCTACGAGGCGGCGAAGGGCATCTACGAGCAGCTGATGCCGGAGATCGCGGCGCACCtggcggcgcacggcgagcGGGCGCGGCTGCGGCTTACCGGCCACTCCCTCGGCGGCAGCCTGGCGCTGCTGGTGAGCCTGATGCTGGTGGCGCGCGGGGTGGTCGGCCCGGAGGCGCTGCTCCCCGTGGTCACGTTCGGCGCGCCGTCCGTGTTCTGCGGCGGGCACCGCGTGCTGGACgcgctcggcgtcggcgagggccACGTCCGCTCCGTCGCCATGCACCGCGACATCGTGCCACGGGCCTTCTCCTGCCGCTACCCCGGCCACGCCGTCGCGCTCCTCAAGCGCCTCAACGGCGTGCTCCGCAACCACCCCTGCCTCAACAACCAG AGGATGCTGTACACGCCGATGGGCACGACGTACATCCTGCAGCCGGACggcgcggcgtcgccgccgcacccgtTCCTGCCGGAGGGGGCGGCTCTGTTCCGGCTGGACCCGGACGGGCGAGCCGAGCGGCCGGCGAGGCACGTGGTGGCGAGCGCGCTGCGGGCGTTCCTCAACTCGCCGCACCCGCTGGAGACGCTGAGCGACCTGTCGGCGTACGGCTCCGAGGGCGCCATCCTCCGCGACCACGAGTCCAGCAACTACTTCCGGGCGCTCAACGCGCTCACCAGGGTGCCGCGCCGCCGGAAGCAGCCGGAGATCGTGTGGCAGCTGCCCGGCGTCGAGCGGCTGCAGCAGTATTGGTGGCCGGGGATCGCCGGCACCGtgttcccggcggcggcgccggtgtcggTCCGGAACAAGGAGCTGGTCTCCGAGGCCTGA
- the LOC127781343 gene encoding ATP-dependent zinc metalloprotease FTSH 9, chloroplastic/mitochondrial, with amino-acid sequence MSALQASLLLRPLPSPLPPRRRLPLPSSSASFPRAGHHRRLPLPLRALASEGPQPAPSPAPDPPPPELPAAPEAEEVVGTAAAEGGGKVEEEELEDLVEKGRAWVLALAAAVVAAARRFFDWVVSGDWMSWWPFWRPDRRLQRLIDDADANPADPAKQSALLHELNKFSPEDVIKRFEQRSHAVDSRGVAEYLRALILTNGIADYLPDEQSGRSASLPALLQELKQRVSGNEDKPFMNPGISEKQPLHVVMVDPKATGRSTRFAQEIFSTVLFTIAVGLMWVMGAAALQKYIGSLGGIGASGVGSSSSYSPKELNKDIMPEKNVKTFKDVKGCDDAKKELEEVVEYLKNPSKFTRLGGKLPKGILLTGSPGTGKTLLAKAIAGEAGVPFFYRAGSEFEEMFVGVGARRVRSLFQAAKKKAPCIVFIDEIDAVGSTRKQWEGHTKKTLHQLLVEMDGFEQNEGIIVMAATNLPDILDPALTRPGRFDRHIVVPNPDVRGRQEILELYLQDKPVSSDVDVNAIARSTPGFNGADLANLVNIAAIKAAVEGADKLTAAQLEFAKDRIIMGTERKSMFISDESKKLTAYHESGHAIVALNTQGAHPIHKATILPRGSALGMVTQLPSQDETSISKKQLLARLDVCMGGRVAEELIFGEDNVTTGARNDLHTATELAQYMVSNCGMSDAIGPVHVKERPSVEMQSRIDAEVVKLLREAYGRVKRLLKKHEKQLHALANALLERETLTADEINKVVHPYQEEPQLSFQEEDFALT; translated from the exons atgAGCGCCCTCCAGgcctcgctcctcctccgccccctcccctcgccgctgcccccgcgccgccggctgcccctcccctcctcctcggcctcgttCCCGAGGGCGGGGCACCACCGGCGCCTCCCGCTGCCCCTCCGCGCATTGGCCTCGGAGGGCCCGCAGCCGGCGCCCTCCCCGGCccccgacccgccgccgcccgagctgCCGGCCGctccggaggcggaggaggtcgtggggacggcggccgcggaggggggcgggaaggtggaggaggaggagctggaggaCCTGGTGGAGAAGGGTAGGGCTTGGGTGCTGGCgctcgcggcggccgtggtggccgcggcgaggaggttcTTCGACTGGGTGGTGTCCGGGGACTGGATGAGCTGGTGGCCCTTCTGGCGGCCCGACCGGCGACTGCAGCGGCTGATCGACGACGCGGACGCCAACCCCGCGGATCCCGCCAAGCAGAGCGCGCTGCTCCACGAGCTCAACAAGTTCAG CCCAGAAGATGTCATCAAAAGGTTCGAGCAAAGAAGCCATGCTGTGGACAGCAGAGGTGTTGCAGAATACCTTCGGGCTCTTATTCTCACCAATGGCATAGCTGATTACCTTCCAGACGAGCAGTCTGGGAGGTCTGCAAGTCTGCCAGCCCTG CTGCAAGAATTGAAGCAACGTGTATCTGGGAACGAGGACAAGCCTTTCATGAATCCCGGCATATCAGAAAAGCAACCATTACATGTAGTTATG GTTGACCCTAAAGCTACAGGTAGATCAACCCGGTTTGCTCAAGAAATCTTCTCGACTGTGCTGTTTACAATTGCTGTTGGACTAATGTG GGTAATGGGTGCTGCTGCTCTTCAAAAGTATATTGGTAGCTTAGGTGGAATAGGGGCATCTGGTGTTGGTTCCAGTTCATCATATTCTCCTAAAGAATTGAATAAGGATATCATGCCGGAGAAG AATGTCAAGACATTTAAAGATGTCAAAGGGTGTGATGACGCAAAGAAAGAACTCGAGGAGGTAGTTGAGTATCTAAAAAACCCTTCAAAGTTTACTCGGCTTGGTGGAAAACTACCGAAG GGAATACTTTTGACTGGTTCTCCAGGAACTGGGAAGACTCTGCTTGCTAAG GCTATCGCTGGAGAAGCTGGTGTGCCATTTTTTTATCGGGCAGGTTCTGAATTTGAGGAAAT GTTTGTTGGTGTTGGTGCTCGGAGAGTGAGGTCATTGTTTCAAGCTGCAAAGAAGAAG GCGCCATGCATTGTTTTCATTGATGAAATAGATGCTGTGGGTTCAACTAGGAAACAGTGGGAAGGACACACAAAGAAAACATTGCATCAACTTCTTGTCGAGATGGATGGTTTTGAACAAAATGAG GGAATAATTGTGATGGCTGCGACAAACTTGCCAGATATTCTTGATCCAGCACTTACAAGACCTGGTAGATTCGATAGGCAT ATTGTTGTCCCCAATCCTGATGTGCGGGGACGCCAAGAAATTCTCGAGCTCTATTTGCAAGATAAGCCAGTATCCAGTGATGTGGATGTTAATGCGATTGCCCGCAGTACTCCTGGCTTCAATGGAGCTG ACCTTGCAAACCTAGTAAACATTGCAGCAATTAAGGCTGCAGTTGAAGGTGCTGACAAGTTGACTGCTGCACAGTTGGAATTTGCGAAAGATCGTATTATCATGGGAACTGAGAGGAAATCAATGTTCATATCTGACGAATCCAAAAAG CTTACGGCCTACCATGAAAGTGGGCATGCTATTGTTGCACTCAACACCCAGGGTGCCCACCCCATTCACAAGGCTACTATCCTGCCTCGTGGCTCTGCCCTTGGAATGGTCACACAGCTTCCTTCACAGGATGAGACTTCTATTAGCAAGAAACAGCTGCTGGCACGTCTTGATGTTTGCATGGGTGGCAGGGTTGCAGAGGAGCTCATTTTTGGGGAAGACAATGTTACAACTGGGGCAAGAAATGATCTTCATACTGCAACAGAGCTTGCTCAGTACATG GTATCAAATTGTGGGATGAGTGATGCTATTGGTCCTGTGCATGTGAAAGAACGGCCAAGTGTTGAGATGCAATCAAGGATAGATGCTGAG GTCGTCAAACTCTTAAGAGAAGCTTATGGGCGGGTCAAGCGTTTATTGAAGAAG CATGAGAAGCAATTACACGCTTTAGCAAACGCCCTGCTGGAGCGTGAAACACTCACCGCAGATGAGATAAACAAAGTGGTTCATCCCTACCAAGAAGAGCCGCAGCTTTCTTTCCAAGAAGAGGATTTTGCGCTAACTTAA